A genomic stretch from Pomacea canaliculata isolate SZHN2017 linkage group LG2, ASM307304v1, whole genome shotgun sequence includes:
- the LOC112557503 gene encoding glycerol-3-phosphate dehydrogenase [NAD(+)], cytoplasmic-like, with amino-acid sequence MAPTKKVCVVGSGNWGSTIAKIIGNNALEHPELFNREVLMWVFEELIDGEKLTEIINTKHQNVKYLPGIDLPTNVIAVPDLTEATKEADILVFVVPHQFVHRLCNQIKHLVKPDCIAVTLIKGFEVAEGGGIHLISEVIRGELKIPCAVLMGANIANEVAHENYCEATIGCKNPEVGSLLKTLFQTAYFRIVVVEDETTVEICGALKNIVAVGAGFADGLGYGDNTKAAVIRLGLMEIVKFCEVFYPGARQGTFLESCGIADLVTTCYGGRNRRVAEAFAKTGKSIDVLEAEMLNGQQLQGPATAYEVYFMLQNKKMEDRFPLFTAIYRICKGEKPVADFIDCLKSHPEHM; translated from the exons ATGGCACCAACTAAAAAAGTCTGCGTTGTGGGATCAGGAAACTG GGGCTCAACAATTGCAAAAATTATTGGCAATAATGCCTTGGAACACCCAGAGTTATTTAACAGGGAAGTACTAATGTGGGTGTTTGAAGAACTTATAGATGGTGAGAAACTAACAGAGATCATCAACACAAAGCATCAAAATGTGAAATACTTGCCTGGCATTGATCTTCCTACCAACGTG ATAGCTGTTCCAGATTTAACAGAAGCAACTAAAGAAGCAGATATATTGGTGTTTGTGGTACCTCATCAGTTTGTTCACAGACTATGTAACCAAATTAAACATCTTGTTAAACCAGACTGCATTGCAGTCACGCTTATCAag GGTTTTGAGGTGGCTGAAGGAGGTGGTATTCATCTGATCTCAGAAGTTATCCGTGGTGAGCTGAAAATTCCGTGTGCTGTTCTGATGGGAGCCAATATAGCCAATGAGGTGGCTCATGAAAACTACTGTGAGGCTACCATCG GATGCAAGAATCCTGAAGTTGGTTCTTTGCTGAAGACACTATTTCAGACAGCATACTTTCGCATAGTGGTAGTAGAGGATGAAACAACTGTAGAGATCTGTGGAGCCTTAAAA AACATTGTGGCTGTTGGTGCTGGCTTTGCTGATGGGCTTGGATATGGAGACAATACCAAAGCAGCTGTTATAAGACTAGGCTTGATGGAAATAGTCAAGTTTTGTGAAGTCTTTTATCCAG GTGCACGTCAGGGAACATTTTTAGAGAGTTGTGGTATTGCTGATCTTGTCACAACTTGCTATGGTGGTAGAAACCGCCGTGTGGCTGAAGCCTTTGCCAAAACAGGAAAG TCTATAGATGTCCTTGAGGCAGAGATGTTGAATGGACAGCAGCTTCAAGGACCAGCAACAGCCTATGAAGTATATTTCAtgctccaaaacaaaaaaatggaagacAG GTTTCCACTATTTACAGCCATCTATCGGATATGTAAAGGAGAGAAACCTGTAGCAGACTTCATAGACTGTCTCAAGAGTCATCCAGAACACATGTAA